Proteins encoded together in one uncultured Desulfosarcina sp. window:
- a CDS encoding ABC transporter substrate-binding protein — protein sequence MKPTHIRLVMTLLVVFVLGVFGTNAAAQKPIVIGCPLSTAFLYGWDAERGVTLAIEEINAKGGVDVGGKKHPLKIEVIDTRDLEPGVPVSEALLAVEKLILDKRADFLIGGPVRSEAALAAMPLLSKYKKVSILTTGVLTPKYHAMVAENYDKFKYCFRIHGEAKNLVGEIFANFNELKEKYGFNNLFIIAQDVSHARGAANIVEKIATGKGWNVTGLEIYPTGATDFSMGLIKAKKTDTQIINIWMDMPESAILLKQWYDMQIPALPFGSTLAAAEQPGFWKATDGKGEYTLCNVVNAGNAPSNATPWTMKFYDAYTARWGVEPEGLGTSSSYMAVYVLKDAIERAGSLKPDNVVAELEKTDMMGVYGRLRFDPKSHQVIPSTDPKEGAVGSILQWQDGKRVVVYPKSIAMGEIQLPPWMKK from the coding sequence ATGAAACCGACCCACATTAGGCTGGTGATGACCCTGCTGGTTGTTTTTGTGCTGGGAGTTTTCGGGACAAACGCGGCGGCACAAAAGCCGATCGTCATTGGCTGCCCGCTTTCGACGGCTTTTCTCTATGGCTGGGATGCCGAAAGGGGCGTGACTCTGGCCATCGAGGAGATCAACGCCAAAGGCGGCGTCGATGTCGGCGGTAAGAAGCACCCGCTGAAAATCGAGGTCATTGACACCCGCGATCTGGAGCCCGGCGTGCCGGTCAGCGAAGCGCTGCTGGCCGTGGAGAAGCTGATCCTCGACAAGCGCGCCGATTTTCTCATCGGCGGACCGGTGCGATCCGAAGCAGCCCTGGCGGCCATGCCCCTGTTGAGCAAATACAAGAAGGTTTCCATTCTCACCACCGGGGTACTGACACCCAAATACCACGCCATGGTGGCCGAGAACTACGACAAGTTCAAATATTGTTTCCGCATCCACGGCGAGGCCAAGAACCTGGTGGGGGAGATTTTCGCGAATTTCAACGAACTGAAGGAAAAATACGGCTTCAACAACCTGTTCATCATCGCCCAGGATGTCTCCCACGCCCGTGGGGCTGCCAATATCGTCGAAAAGATCGCTACCGGTAAAGGCTGGAACGTGACCGGCCTGGAGATTTACCCCACCGGCGCCACCGATTTTTCCATGGGACTGATCAAGGCCAAGAAAACCGACACCCAGATCATCAACATCTGGATGGACATGCCCGAAAGCGCCATTTTGCTGAAACAGTGGTACGACATGCAGATTCCGGCCCTGCCCTTCGGGTCCACCCTGGCCGCCGCCGAACAGCCCGGTTTCTGGAAAGCCACGGACGGCAAAGGCGAATACACCCTGTGCAACGTGGTCAATGCCGGCAACGCGCCGTCCAACGCGACCCCCTGGACCATGAAGTTCTACGATGCCTACACCGCCCGCTGGGGCGTCGAGCCCGAGGGCCTGGGCACCTCCAGCAGCTACATGGCGGTTTACGTCCTCAAGGATGCCATCGAACGGGCCGGCAGCCTGAAACCCGACAATGTCGTGGCCGAGCTGGAAAAAACCGACATGATGGGGGTCTACGGCCGGCTGCGCTTCGATCCCAAAAGCCACCAGGTCATTCCTTCTACAGATCCCAAAGAGGGCGCCGTGGGCAGCATTCTGCAGTGGCAGGACGGCAAACGCGTGGTGGTTTACCCCAAAAGCATCGCCATGGGAGAAATCCAACTGCCGCCCTGGATGAAAAAATAA
- a CDS encoding branched-chain amino acid ABC transporter permease, whose protein sequence is MDILIYGTINSVALALYALGFALVYGICRLPNFAHGALYVLSGFIAWTVIHTLKANLWVAVPVSLLVTGIIGAVIYRLFLIRVRGMEISEIIASYAIALAILEGLRWGGFKGMTYTLPVFIEGSVVIGGISVDYQRILTVVIGAALVAALWLFTHYTRVGLALRGMAQDERAALMLGIDSDLMAVVAMGLGSMLAAFAAILLLPLGNIVVESGYNVLILAIAVCIVGGIGSWMGAVLAAFLIGFAQILTVVYLGSHYQMMVALLAIILTLIIKPSGLFGQQKELEERV, encoded by the coding sequence ATGGATATTCTGATCTACGGCACCATCAACAGCGTGGCCCTGGCCCTTTACGCCCTTGGGTTCGCCCTGGTTTACGGAATCTGCCGACTGCCCAACTTCGCTCACGGCGCCCTGTATGTACTCAGCGGGTTCATTGCCTGGACCGTGATCCATACGCTCAAGGCCAATCTATGGGTCGCAGTTCCGGTCAGCCTGCTGGTCACCGGCATCATCGGTGCCGTCATCTATCGCCTGTTTCTCATCCGTGTCCGGGGTATGGAAATTTCTGAGATCATCGCCTCCTATGCCATCGCCCTGGCCATTTTAGAGGGACTGCGCTGGGGCGGGTTCAAGGGCATGACCTACACCCTGCCGGTGTTCATCGAAGGCAGCGTCGTCATCGGCGGCATCTCGGTGGACTATCAGCGGATTCTCACGGTGGTCATCGGCGCTGCGCTGGTGGCGGCCCTGTGGCTGTTCACTCACTATACGAGGGTAGGCCTGGCCCTGCGGGGCATGGCCCAGGATGAACGGGCCGCGCTGATGCTGGGCATCGACTCCGATCTCATGGCCGTGGTGGCCATGGGGTTGGGGTCCATGCTGGCCGCCTTTGCTGCCATTCTCCTGCTGCCTTTGGGCAACATCGTGGTGGAATCCGGATATAACGTGTTGATCCTGGCCATCGCGGTGTGCATCGTCGGCGGCATCGGCAGTTGGATGGGAGCCGTGCTGGCCGCCTTTCTGATCGGCTTCGCCCAGATCCTAACGGTGGTTTATTTAGGCTCTCATTATCAGATGATGGTGGCCCTGCTGGCCATCATTTTAACCTTGATCATAAAGCCGTCCGGTCTTTTCGGTCAGCAGAAGGAACTGGAGGAGCGCGTGTGA
- a CDS encoding branched-chain amino acid ABC transporter permease has product MKTATQERRRERIDRGIKVRSDGLYALMSWRELGYLTAPRLVLIAGLLLLPAVMPGLYWQRVITIVCIYSLLALSFDFLAHYVGLVSLGGAFFVGVGGYLTALLNTGWGVPPVLAAPIAAILGGAICTLLLLPCLPLRGVYFAIVTLMYPLFLARMIEALDILGGTDGIMGIDSFPYAWIEQYGIIVLLLLILFGLRRLVNTDLGLVMRAVKDNDQAVKASGMNITHYKALAVFIASSVGCLAGACMVHTYMWAGISTFALDFSVLPIAATVIGGGGTLVGPVLGCLILVPVSELLRDFGTLRIVFYSLILLGFIVFRSEGLMIYGQRKYQQFERWTQI; this is encoded by the coding sequence GTGAAAACGGCAACCCAAGAGCGCCGCAGAGAAAGAATCGACCGGGGAATCAAGGTTCGCTCCGACGGCCTGTATGCACTGATGTCCTGGCGCGAACTCGGCTATCTGACCGCACCGCGCCTGGTGCTCATCGCCGGCCTGCTGCTGCTGCCGGCCGTCATGCCGGGCCTGTACTGGCAGCGGGTGATCACGATTGTCTGCATCTATTCCCTGCTGGCTTTAAGCTTCGATTTTCTGGCCCATTACGTGGGGCTGGTCTCTCTCGGCGGCGCCTTTTTCGTGGGGGTCGGCGGATACCTTACCGCCCTGCTTAACACCGGCTGGGGGGTCCCGCCGGTCCTCGCCGCCCCGATCGCCGCAATTTTGGGAGGAGCCATCTGCACCCTTTTGCTGCTGCCTTGCCTTCCCCTTCGGGGAGTCTATTTTGCCATCGTGACGCTCATGTACCCCCTGTTTCTGGCCCGCATGATCGAAGCACTGGATATTTTGGGAGGCACCGACGGCATCATGGGCATCGACAGCTTTCCCTATGCCTGGATAGAGCAGTATGGAATCATCGTTTTGCTGCTGCTGATCCTCTTCGGACTGCGGCGCCTGGTGAACACCGACCTGGGTCTGGTGATGCGGGCGGTAAAAGACAACGACCAGGCGGTCAAGGCCTCGGGCATGAACATCACCCATTACAAGGCCCTGGCCGTTTTCATCGCCTCATCGGTGGGCTGCCTTGCCGGTGCCTGCATGGTGCACACTTACATGTGGGCGGGCATCTCCACCTTTGCCCTGGATTTTTCGGTGCTGCCCATCGCCGCCACGGTCATCGGCGGGGGCGGCACGCTGGTGGGCCCCGTGCTGGGTTGTCTGATTCTGGTACCCGTATCCGAACTGCTGCGGGATTTCGGCACCCTGCGCATCGTGTTCTACTCCCTGATTCTGCTGGGCTTCATCGTTTTTCGCAGCGAAGGGCTGATGATTTACGGCCAGCGCAAATACCAGCAGTTCGAAAGGTGGACCCAGATATGA
- a CDS encoding ABC transporter ATP-binding protein gives MTPAPILQVDGITKTFGGIIALNNVSFSLNEGEILGIIGPNGSGKTTIVNCVTGFVKASSGRVLFRGQPITGKPPHKIAQLGLLRTFQIMRPYYSLPAYKNLVIPLFSPRERRTGGWRGGGKLGDRNTVGIDILEEIGFERDSYVPYKITNTLPTGYLKRLELARCLALKPELIICDEVFSGLSMSEIASMVPLIERLQMDGITLVMIEHRLRELFRVANRVMVLNFGEKLMEGTAEQVMADPRVREAYFGSEAVEEVMIHA, from the coding sequence ATGACCCCTGCCCCCATCTTGCAGGTCGATGGCATCACCAAAACCTTCGGCGGCATCATCGCCCTGAACAATGTCAGTTTTTCCCTCAACGAAGGCGAAATCCTGGGAATCATCGGACCCAACGGTTCGGGAAAAACGACGATCGTCAACTGTGTCACCGGATTCGTCAAAGCCTCCTCCGGTCGGGTCCTGTTTCGAGGGCAGCCGATCACCGGCAAGCCGCCCCACAAAATCGCCCAACTGGGCCTGTTGCGCACCTTTCAGATCATGCGGCCCTATTACAGCCTGCCGGCCTATAAAAACCTGGTGATCCCGCTGTTCTCGCCCCGGGAGCGGCGCACCGGGGGCTGGCGGGGCGGCGGCAAGCTCGGCGATCGCAATACCGTGGGGATCGATATCTTAGAAGAGATCGGTTTCGAACGCGATTCCTACGTTCCCTACAAAATCACCAACACCCTGCCCACCGGGTACCTCAAACGCCTGGAACTGGCCCGCTGCCTGGCCCTCAAGCCGGAGCTGATCATTTGCGACGAGGTCTTCTCGGGGTTGAGCATGAGCGAAATCGCCAGCATGGTTCCTTTGATCGAACGGTTGCAAATGGATGGAATTACCCTGGTGATGATCGAGCATCGACTTCGGGAGCTGTTCCGGGTGGCCAACCGGGTGATGGTGCTCAACTTCGGCGAAAAGCTCATGGAGGGCACCGCCGAACAGGTCATGGCCGATCCGCGGGTGCGGGAGGCATACTTCGGGTCCGAAGCGGTCGAGGAGGTGATGATCCATGCTTGA
- a CDS encoding ATP-binding cassette domain-containing protein: MLEASGLMVFYENMLALNNVRIRCDENQIVGIFGANSAGKSTLMYALSGIVLDIQKKEEMAGGERITVAGSVRYRDREVMDLSPSRRARLGIVLCPERRRIFKESTVLENLKIGGYLASAAQARETLAYVFEAFPPLYKLRNRIGGFLSGGEQQMLAIGRALMAQPKILLLDEPLLGLSPLMQAMLMRTTREIRDRRNISIIVTEQYARPVFPIVDYAFILENGSAVLEGTRDELMDNPDVRAAYFGV; encoded by the coding sequence ATGCTTGAGGCGAGCGGCCTGATGGTCTTTTACGAAAACATGCTGGCGCTGAACAATGTCCGCATCCGCTGCGATGAAAACCAGATCGTCGGCATCTTCGGCGCCAACAGCGCCGGCAAATCGACCCTGATGTACGCCCTGTCCGGAATCGTGCTGGATATCCAGAAAAAAGAGGAGATGGCCGGCGGCGAACGCATCACCGTGGCCGGCTCCGTCCGCTACCGGGACCGGGAAGTGATGGATCTTTCTCCCAGCCGCAGGGCCAGGCTGGGCATCGTGCTCTGTCCGGAGCGCCGACGGATTTTCAAGGAAAGCACCGTCCTGGAGAACCTCAAGATTGGCGGATATCTGGCTTCGGCCGCCCAGGCCAGGGAAACCCTGGCCTATGTGTTCGAGGCGTTTCCTCCCCTGTACAAATTGAGAAACCGCATCGGCGGGTTTCTCAGCGGCGGGGAACAGCAGATGCTGGCCATCGGACGCGCCCTGATGGCCCAGCCCAAAATCCTGCTTCTGGACGAACCCCTGCTGGGGCTCAGCCCCCTGATGCAGGCCATGCTGATGCGCACCACCCGGGAGATCCGGGACCGGCGCAACATTTCCATCATCGTCACCGAACAATACGCCCGTCCGGTTTTTCCCATCGTCGACTACGCCTTCATCCTGGAAAACGGGAGCGCCGTACTGGAGGGCACCCGCGACGAGTTGATGGACAACCCGGATGTGCGGGCCGCCTATTTTGGCGTATAG
- a CDS encoding AMP-binding protein translates to MTTSTDALQQELTFTRFDRMSEAYPHRPAVVYLGEHFSYRRLRDLSERFAGALSGLGVAKGDRVMIYIPNCIQWVIAFLGIQKLGAVVVPVAPIYTSHEIIYMIEDAEVQTVICTDTNFCYVKEAFADTHLKQVVVTNLIDLLPAWKRWLGHLFDKVPTGKVDADPRVHRFTQLIRHAPLADPPDIDPAGDLSYILYTGGTTGFPKGVPGNHIGMTSYVNDVTEDVAGEHLKEGKDTYIAVNPLFHIMALGLFMAVGLNRGNTTVLMPVPQVDAILETIERYRVRWLLGVPALYRMILENDRQDRYDLGSLRYCYCGGDVLPEEVKERWQKRCGIPIYQVYGSTEVGHVAYSKIGTDPSPRAIGHPLKSRQCRIVDPITLAPVENGQSGELLVTSPYTLKAYYNKPEETQKAYVDIDGATWCRMGDFVSALPSGELIYMERSADIIKHKAFRVSASEVEAVLQDHPTVIGACVVGVPDTKVGERIKAIVVLKEDARGVGGTELMRWCRDRLAAYKVPSYIEFRDMLPKSKVGKLLRREVRDDEIRRISKGKPLSVAKGA, encoded by the coding sequence ATGACCACCAGCACCGACGCGCTTCAACAGGAACTCACCTTCACCCGTTTCGACCGCATGAGCGAAGCCTACCCCCATCGCCCGGCCGTTGTGTACCTGGGCGAGCATTTCTCCTATCGCCGCCTGCGGGATCTCAGCGAGCGCTTTGCCGGCGCCCTGAGTGGCCTGGGTGTGGCCAAAGGCGATCGGGTCATGATCTACATTCCCAACTGCATCCAGTGGGTGATCGCTTTCCTGGGCATCCAGAAACTCGGCGCGGTGGTCGTGCCGGTGGCCCCCATCTACACCTCCCATGAAATCATCTACATGATCGAAGATGCCGAAGTGCAGACCGTCATCTGCACCGACACCAACTTCTGCTACGTCAAGGAGGCCTTTGCCGATACCCATCTCAAACAGGTGGTGGTCACCAACCTGATCGACCTGCTTCCCGCCTGGAAGCGCTGGCTCGGCCATCTTTTCGACAAGGTCCCCACCGGCAAAGTGGATGCCGACCCGCGGGTGCACCGGTTCACCCAATTGATTCGCCACGCGCCTCTGGCCGATCCCCCGGACATCGATCCGGCCGGGGATTTGTCCTACATCCTCTATACCGGCGGCACCACCGGCTTTCCCAAAGGGGTGCCCGGCAACCACATCGGCATGACCTCATACGTAAACGATGTCACCGAAGACGTGGCCGGAGAACACCTCAAGGAGGGAAAAGACACCTACATCGCCGTCAACCCCCTTTTCCACATCATGGCCCTGGGTCTGTTCATGGCCGTCGGACTCAATCGGGGCAATACGACCGTGCTCATGCCCGTTCCCCAGGTGGATGCCATCCTGGAGACCATCGAACGCTATCGGGTGCGCTGGCTGCTGGGGGTCCCGGCCCTGTACCGCATGATCCTGGAAAACGACCGCCAGGACCGCTACGATCTCGGTTCCCTGCGCTACTGCTACTGCGGCGGCGACGTGCTGCCCGAAGAGGTCAAGGAGCGCTGGCAAAAGCGCTGCGGCATCCCCATCTACCAGGTCTACGGTTCCACAGAAGTCGGCCATGTGGCCTACAGCAAAATCGGCACCGATCCCAGCCCACGGGCCATCGGGCATCCGTTGAAGAGCCGGCAGTGCCGGATCGTCGATCCCATCACCCTTGCGCCGGTCGAAAACGGCCAGAGCGGCGAACTGCTGGTCACCTCGCCTTACACCCTTAAAGCCTACTACAACAAGCCGGAAGAGACCCAAAAAGCCTACGTGGACATCGACGGGGCGACCTGGTGCCGCATGGGCGATTTCGTCAGCGCCCTGCCCTCCGGCGAATTGATCTACATGGAGCGTTCGGCCGACATCATCAAGCACAAGGCCTTTCGTGTATCGGCCTCGGAAGTGGAAGCGGTCCTGCAGGATCATCCCACGGTCATCGGCGCCTGCGTGGTGGGCGTTCCCGATACCAAGGTGGGCGAGCGCATCAAGGCCATCGTGGTCCTCAAGGAAGACGCCCGCGGGGTGGGCGGCACCGAATTGATGCGCTGGTGCCGGGATCGCCTGGCCGCCTACAAGGTGCCCTCCTACATCGAATTTCGGGATATGCTCCCCAAATCCAAGGTCGGCAAACTGCTGCGCCGCGAGGTGCGCGACGATGAAATCCGGCGCATATCCAAAGGCAAACCCCTATCGGTTGCGAAAGGAGCATGA
- a CDS encoding nitroreductase family protein codes for MDLFSAIETRTSCRQFLPDPIEKSTIEKIISAGIRAPSPLNTQPWQFIVITDAKRKQAIHAEAEHCRAWAMEESGWKWLGKYRMDFLLQAPVLIAVVGDPKGSGMDMFQEDGPVGYLLACAAAVQNMLLAAHALGLGSLFFTLYDKGRLRSILDIPENRTPVAIVCIGKADGTQQPVPRKAVGEKTVFLDG; via the coding sequence ATGGACCTTTTTTCCGCCATCGAAACGCGCACCAGCTGCCGCCAGTTTCTGCCGGATCCCATCGAAAAATCGACCATCGAGAAGATTATCTCCGCCGGTATCCGGGCGCCGTCGCCTTTGAATACCCAGCCGTGGCAGTTCATCGTGATCACGGATGCGAAAAGAAAGCAGGCGATCCACGCCGAGGCGGAACACTGCCGAGCATGGGCCATGGAAGAAAGCGGCTGGAAATGGCTCGGCAAGTATCGGATGGATTTTCTGCTGCAGGCGCCTGTGCTGATCGCCGTTGTGGGCGATCCCAAAGGATCCGGCATGGACATGTTCCAGGAAGACGGTCCCGTTGGATACCTGCTGGCCTGTGCCGCCGCCGTCCAGAACATGCTGTTGGCCGCCCATGCCCTGGGTCTGGGCAGTCTGTTTTTTACGCTATACGACAAAGGCCGGTTGCGGTCCATCCTGGACATTCCGGAAAACCGGACACCCGTGGCGATCGTGTGCATCGGCAAGGCCGATGGGACGCAGCAGCCGGTCCCGCGCAAAGCCGTCGGCGAAAAAACCGTGTTCCTGGATGGATAA
- a CDS encoding response regulator, with product MAQSILNDKRILAVDDEIDVLETLEDLLDGYPGLIFDRATDYETGYHLLRSWTYDAVILDIMGVRGYDLLNAAVHLGFPTVMLTAHALSSDHLKRSITMGARAYIPKERMSDIPEFLEDVISLGHRSSLKRMFQRLGSVFNKRFGSRWMEDEKTFWDQVASGEYRPDPVILKK from the coding sequence ATGGCGCAAAGCATACTCAACGACAAACGGATTCTGGCCGTCGACGACGAGATCGATGTCCTGGAAACCCTGGAAGATCTGCTCGACGGCTATCCCGGTCTCATCTTTGACAGGGCCACCGATTACGAAACCGGCTACCACCTGCTGCGCTCGTGGACCTACGACGCGGTCATTCTCGACATCATGGGGGTCCGGGGCTATGACCTGCTCAATGCCGCGGTCCACCTGGGCTTTCCCACGGTGATGCTCACAGCCCATGCCCTTTCCAGCGACCATTTAAAGCGTTCCATCACCATGGGGGCCAGGGCCTATATCCCCAAAGAACGCATGTCCGATATTCCAGAATTTCTGGAAGATGTCATCTCGCTGGGGCACAGGTCCAGCCTGAAGCGGATGTTCCAGCGGCTGGGAAGCGTGTTCAACAAGCGCTTCGGCTCCAGGTGGATGGAGGACGAAAAGACCTTCTGGGACCAGGTGGCGTCCGGCGAGTACCGCCCGGATCCGGTCATCTTAAAAAAGTGA
- a CDS encoding (deoxy)nucleoside triphosphate pyrophosphohydrolase: MNHPSAMPNGHAIVRVTAAVIVNEGTVLITQRGQSDRMAGMWEFPGGKIEAGETPQQCLRRELREELAMNAVIGCHLGTSRYPYDHMSIELMAYRAYWDGKPFRLITHQDFCWVPPKQLADYAFTPADLVFVQRLADGSISLF, encoded by the coding sequence ATGAATCATCCATCCGCCATGCCAAACGGCCATGCCATCGTCCGGGTCACCGCTGCGGTGATTGTAAACGAAGGGACCGTCCTGATTACCCAGCGCGGCCAATCGGATCGGATGGCCGGGATGTGGGAGTTTCCCGGAGGGAAGATCGAAGCGGGGGAAACGCCGCAACAATGCCTGCGGCGCGAGCTGCGCGAGGAGCTGGCCATGAATGCCGTCATCGGCTGCCATCTGGGAACCAGCCGGTACCCTTACGACCACATGTCCATCGAATTGATGGCCTACCGGGCCTATTGGGATGGAAAGCCATTTCGACTGATCACCCACCAGGATTTTTGCTGGGTACCCCCGAAGCAGCTGGCCGACTATGCATTTACACCGGCCGATCTGGTTTTCGTGCAACGATTGGCCGACGGATCGATTTCACTTTTTTAA
- a CDS encoding DUF1989 domain-containing protein, with protein sequence MKPSAQTPPPADAEARRAAKPVIAYPPDTLPRPDMGAYTKARETLEKIEQVVVLPRHAMTFTVAAGNFFRIISMDGPQVGDLNLWSADNLSERFYSGKTRALHGTHLGTGDRLWSGFPYLRPMATITRDTLDWYGFDADGASVHDVIGTRCDPYTNCLLNGQEYHYCCHSNLTRALAAETGLPLDQAELHIHDVFNVFMCTGFTHDTHQYFMKASPVRPGDFLEFFAEIDLLGALSACPGGDCGAEHSSDTAAGYPLKVEILRPDPETLAGWSSPVPSGYSRSHGT encoded by the coding sequence ATGAAACCCAGTGCACAGACTCCGCCGCCGGCCGATGCCGAGGCCCGACGCGCCGCCAAACCGGTGATCGCCTACCCGCCCGATACCCTTCCCCGGCCGGACATGGGCGCCTATACAAAGGCGCGTGAAACCCTGGAAAAAATCGAGCAAGTGGTGGTTCTGCCACGCCATGCCATGACCTTTACGGTGGCTGCCGGCAATTTCTTTCGCATCATCAGCATGGACGGCCCCCAGGTGGGGGATCTGAATCTGTGGTCGGCCGACAACCTGTCCGAGCGTTTTTACAGCGGCAAGACCCGGGCGCTGCACGGCACCCACCTGGGCACCGGAGACCGCCTGTGGAGCGGATTTCCCTACCTGCGGCCCATGGCGACCATCACCCGCGACACCTTGGACTGGTACGGCTTCGATGCCGACGGCGCCAGCGTGCACGACGTCATCGGCACCCGGTGCGATCCGTACACCAACTGTCTTTTAAACGGGCAGGAGTACCACTATTGCTGCCATTCCAATCTCACCCGCGCCCTGGCCGCCGAAACCGGACTGCCGTTGGACCAGGCCGAACTCCACATCCATGACGTATTCAACGTTTTCATGTGCACCGGTTTCACCCATGACACCCACCAGTACTTCATGAAGGCCAGTCCGGTGCGGCCCGGGGATTTCCTCGAATTTTTCGCCGAGATCGATCTGCTGGGCGCGCTGTCGGCCTGCCCCGGCGGCGATTGCGGCGCGGAGCATTCCAGCGATACGGCGGCCGGCTATCCGCTGAAGGTAGAGATCTTGCGACCCGATCCGGAAACCCTGGCCGGTTGGTCTTCGCCGGTTCCGTCCGGCTATTCGCGCAGCCATGGCACCTGA
- a CDS encoding magnesium transporter CorA family protein: MIKILRWSENRFVQADQIERHCLINVVNPEKHELDQLTGEMHIPSDFLTDPMDIDERSRIETEDGFLLIVLRLPKHNEGSDIPFTTFPAGIILTKDDTIVFVSSSDIMDMLNLSDSRLKGVADGKRSSVILYIFLKTALLYLRHLKEINRQYGEIEHELQKSLKNKELIKLLNIEKSLVFFMTSLKSNELMMERLMKTELLKLTAEDKDRLEDVLIDNRQAIEMANIYSNILSGMMDAFASVISNNLNVVMKILTSITVILMIPTLAASIYGMNVELPFQHLPHAFHIITGTSFCALLLCALIFKINKWF, encoded by the coding sequence ATGATAAAAATTTTGCGATGGTCCGAGAACCGATTTGTTCAAGCCGATCAAATCGAAAGGCACTGCCTGATCAATGTCGTCAATCCTGAAAAGCACGAACTGGATCAACTTACGGGTGAAATGCACATTCCGTCCGATTTTTTGACCGACCCAATGGATATCGATGAACGATCAAGAATCGAAACGGAAGACGGATTTCTGCTGATTGTTCTCAGACTGCCGAAACATAATGAAGGTTCAGACATTCCGTTTACCACCTTTCCGGCCGGCATCATCCTCACCAAAGACGATACGATTGTATTCGTCAGTTCTTCGGATATCATGGATATGCTGAATCTTTCCGACAGCAGGTTAAAAGGCGTGGCCGACGGGAAGCGGAGCAGCGTGATCCTTTATATCTTTTTGAAGACAGCGCTGCTTTATCTCAGGCACCTTAAAGAAATAAACCGGCAATATGGCGAAATTGAGCATGAATTGCAAAAATCATTAAAGAACAAAGAGCTTATAAAGCTGTTGAATATCGAAAAGAGCCTTGTTTTCTTTATGACATCGCTTAAATCCAATGAACTGATGATGGAACGGCTGATGAAAACCGAGCTGCTGAAGCTGACAGCCGAAGACAAGGACAGGCTGGAAGATGTGTTGATCGACAACAGGCAGGCGATCGAGATGGCCAATATCTACAGTAATATCCTGAGCGGAATGATGGATGCGTTCGCATCGGTGATTTCCAACAATCTCAACGTGGTCATGAAAATTTTGACATCGATCACCGTTATCCTGATGATTCCGACATTGGCGGCAAGTATTTACGGAATGAACGTGGAGCTTCCGTTTCAGCACCTGCCCCATGCGTTTCATATCATCACCGGAACGTCATTTTGCGCACTGTTGCTGTGCGCCCTGATTTTCAAGATAAACAAGTGGTTCTGA